From the Vicinamibacterales bacterium genome, the window GGCATCTACACCTTTTCGAGCAGCGTCCACCGGCGGCGGCCGATCGGTCCCTACGACCGGGCGGCATTGCGCGAGACGATCGAGAACCTGCCGCGGCCCGGCGGCGGCACGGCGATCGGCGACGCGATGCGCGAGGCGCGGCCCGACCTCTACCGGGCGGGGGTCTTCCGCAAGTATCTGCTCGTGGTGACTGACGGCGAGAATCGGAACGGACGTCCGCCGGATGAAGTCGCGCGGGACATCTTCCGAAAGAGCGAAGGCGCGGTGCAGATCTACTTTGTCGCCTTCGACACCAGTCCGGAGAAATTCGCGTTCCTCAAGGAGACGGGCGGCGACGTGTTCGGCGCCGGCAGCGCGCCCCAGCTGCGCGCGGCGCTCGACGGCATCTACCAGGGAAAGATCCTCGCCGAGGCAGCCGCCGGCGAGCGCGACGGAGTGAAGAAGTGAGCGGCCTGCCAAGGAGTCCTCGGTGATTCTGCAAAAGTTCTGGTCGGCGTTTCGGGCGCAGGTGAACAAGGTGGCCAACCTGTTCTGGGAGGCGGATCCCGTCGCGCAGATGCGCTACGAGTACGATCGGTCGGTCGAGCAGTTGAAGGAAGGGCGCACCGGCCTCGAACAGTACCGCGGGCTGGTCGAGCGCGTCACGCGGCAGGTGGCGGCCAACCGCTCGCAGGTGCAGAAGCTCGAGGCCGAGACGAAGGCCTATCTGAAGGCCGGCGATCGGACCACCGCCGCCAAGTTCGCGCTCGAGCTGCAGAAAGCGAAGACCGACATGCAGGCCAACGGGCAGCAGCTCGAGATGCACGAAACGGCGTACAACAACAACCTCAAGAAGATTCAGCACGCCAACGAAAAGCTGATCGAGCTGCGCGACAAGATCCAGAAGTACGACGCCGATCTCAAGATGAGCTCCGCCGAGGCCGAGATCGCGAAGCTGTCGGAGACGTTCGATGTCAACCTGACCACCGACTTCGGGCAGATCGAGCAGGTCATCCAGCAGAAGATCGATCAGAACCGCGGCAAGGTGCGGGTCGCCGCCGATCTGTCGTCGAAGGGGATCGCCGACATCCAGGCGGAAGAGAAGATGCAGCAGGTGATGGCCGACCAGGCGTTGTCCGACTTCGAAGTGGAGCTCGGCCTGAAATCGCCCGAAACGTCTCCCGTCGCGAGCACGGCGAAGGACCTGGGACCCGCGGCGACCGACACCTCCGAGCAGAAACAGACGAACTGATGGTTCGACCGGCGTCAACATTCGACACGCGACATTCGGTATTTGGGCCGCCGCCCTGCAGCGGCCCCATAGGAGCGCCCTGACATGGCGAACGGACAGCCCAGACCGGCTTTCTACGTCGCAGTTCTACTCGTCGT encodes:
- a CDS encoding vWA domain-containing protein; the protein is MTPGSKAFRVWRGPIAAVLAGMLAAGCGPGPRRERSRAPDSAESEAPYQAEVEEGLGAAVAILVDTSGSMKERAPGDSRPKYVVAQEALEAMLDATDAFVARRPDFPVKIGIYTFSSSVHRRRPIGPYDRAALRETIENLPRPGGGTAIGDAMREARPDLYRAGVFRKYLLVVTDGENRNGRPPDEVARDIFRKSEGAVQIYFVAFDTSPEKFAFLKETGGDVFGAGSAPQLRAALDGIYQGKILAEAAAGERDGVKK
- a CDS encoding PspA/IM30 family protein, translating into MILQKFWSAFRAQVNKVANLFWEADPVAQMRYEYDRSVEQLKEGRTGLEQYRGLVERVTRQVAANRSQVQKLEAETKAYLKAGDRTTAAKFALELQKAKTDMQANGQQLEMHETAYNNNLKKIQHANEKLIELRDKIQKYDADLKMSSAEAEIAKLSETFDVNLTTDFGQIEQVIQQKIDQNRGKVRVAADLSSKGIADIQAEEKMQQVMADQALSDFEVELGLKSPETSPVASTAKDLGPAATDTSEQKQTN